The following proteins are encoded in a genomic region of Iodidimonas sp. SYSU 1G8:
- a CDS encoding SPOR domain-containing protein — MSVLFRPMTVPRVPVAALALALVLALGGAGSAQADFLAGAAAYERGDYPAAIQEWVPLAEKNDPRALFNLGQMHRLGRGVPRDLARAEEYYLRAAGLGHVGAQANLGSMYFERSPAEGGDAIFYWRQAARGGDPASQYMMGVQYFNGDYLAQDFVEAYAWFSLAAAAGQSEARSALSMVKAYLSPEGVAEAEKLAASLVLPDSPITAAVAPSGPPGAFNGEAILHRPGGDLVLGELDPIPAEVIAGVSPLARVVDSSMLTGPARTVPSPTPPEPARAPPAADPEPPQAVPPPGRTASVPIPVRPAAAPADRPALHVAKPPETQPGVVYRVQFASLTSAAEAAALREALLSRHAAALGAAGVDIETLRVGGVASYRVRTGPLAGESSAEALCAAVGRTGQGCQPVKSMRIGVAAAPRPEVETAAPAPVPAPVTVSRAIKVRMANTDPGPSRSSVTGGFRVQVGAGRTEDEARSRWSRLVAEHPALLGDKELFVLRADLGEKGVYHRLQVGAFDDRAAAADLCERLKAEAVDCFVTESRQTLNATPRSSD; from the coding sequence ATGTCTGTCCTCTTTCGCCCCATGACGGTCCCGCGCGTTCCCGTCGCGGCGCTGGCGCTGGCGCTGGTGCTGGCGCTTGGCGGGGCAGGCAGCGCGCAGGCGGATTTCCTGGCCGGCGCCGCCGCCTATGAACGAGGCGATTATCCCGCCGCGATCCAGGAATGGGTGCCTCTGGCGGAGAAGAACGACCCTCGGGCCTTGTTCAATCTGGGGCAGATGCACCGTCTGGGACGGGGTGTCCCTCGCGACCTGGCGCGAGCCGAGGAATATTATCTGCGCGCCGCGGGCCTCGGCCATGTTGGAGCTCAGGCCAATCTGGGGTCCATGTATTTCGAGCGCAGTCCGGCAGAAGGCGGCGACGCCATTTTCTATTGGCGTCAGGCGGCAAGAGGGGGTGACCCGGCGTCCCAGTACATGATGGGTGTGCAGTACTTCAACGGCGACTATCTGGCGCAGGATTTCGTCGAGGCCTATGCCTGGTTCAGCCTGGCTGCCGCGGCGGGCCAGTCGGAAGCGCGGTCGGCCCTGTCCATGGTGAAGGCATATCTGAGTCCTGAAGGGGTCGCCGAGGCCGAGAAGCTGGCCGCCTCGCTTGTCCTGCCCGACTCGCCCATCACGGCGGCTGTCGCGCCGTCCGGGCCGCCTGGGGCGTTCAATGGCGAGGCTATCCTGCATCGCCCTGGGGGCGATCTGGTGCTGGGCGAGCTCGATCCCATACCGGCGGAGGTCATTGCCGGTGTCTCGCCGCTGGCGAGAGTGGTCGATTCCTCCATGCTCACGGGCCCGGCCAGGACCGTGCCATCCCCGACGCCGCCCGAGCCGGCGCGCGCGCCGCCGGCCGCTGATCCGGAGCCGCCCCAAGCGGTCCCGCCGCCGGGACGGACGGCGTCGGTGCCCATCCCGGTGCGGCCCGCCGCGGCGCCGGCCGACCGGCCCGCCCTGCATGTGGCCAAGCCTCCTGAAACGCAGCCGGGCGTGGTGTACCGGGTCCAGTTCGCCTCGCTGACCAGCGCCGCCGAAGCCGCGGCTCTACGGGAGGCTTTGCTGTCGCGCCATGCGGCTGCCCTGGGCGCGGCGGGTGTCGATATCGAAACCCTGCGGGTGGGCGGCGTCGCTTCCTATCGTGTCCGGACCGGCCCGCTGGCCGGAGAATCCTCGGCCGAGGCGCTCTGCGCCGCGGTCGGCAGGACGGGGCAGGGTTGCCAGCCGGTCAAGTCCATGAGGATCGGTGTCGCGGCGGCACCCCGGCCGGAGGTGGAGACAGCGGCGCCAGCGCCCGTCCCGGCGCCGGTGACCGTGTCGCGGGCCATCAAGGTGCGCATGGCCAATACCGATCCCGGACCATCCAGGTCGTCGGTTACCGGCGGCTTCAGAGTTCAGGTGGGCGCGGGCCGTACCGAGGACGAGGCCCGTTCACGCTGGTCCCGGCTGGTGGCCGAACATCCAGCCCTGCTCGGGGACAAGGAGCTGTTCGTTCTGCGGGCCGATCTTGGCGAAAAGGGCGTCTATCACCGCCTTCAGGTCGGCGCTTTCGATGATCGGGCGGCCGCCGCCGATCTGTGCGAACGGCTGAAGGCGGAGGCGGTCGATTGCTTCGTCACCGAAAGCCGTCAGACGCTCAACGCCACCCCTCGATCCAGCGATTGA
- the ptsN gene encoding PTS IIA-like nitrogen regulatory protein PtsN, producing the protein MEIQQLLSPDAVFAGLKASSKRQALQELSERAATLTGIASREILETILGRERLGTTGVGQGVAIPHGRLEKIDRLYGLFAKLDEPIDFESIDDQPVDLIFMLLAPESAGADHLKALAKVSRLLRDRAMCEKLRGADGAGALYALLTQGNAQTNAA; encoded by the coding sequence ATGGAAATTCAGCAGCTTCTATCGCCTGACGCGGTTTTTGCCGGCTTGAAGGCCAGCAGCAAGCGTCAGGCGTTGCAGGAATTGTCGGAGCGTGCGGCGACCCTGACAGGCATCGCCTCGCGCGAGATCCTGGAGACGATCCTGGGCCGTGAGCGTCTTGGGACCACGGGCGTGGGGCAGGGCGTGGCCATTCCCCATGGACGGCTCGAAAAGATCGACAGGTTGTACGGGCTATTCGCCAAGCTCGATGAGCCGATCGATTTCGAGTCCATCGACGATCAGCCGGTGGATTTGATCTTCATGCTGCTTGCCCCGGAGAGCGCGGGCGCGGACCATCTCAAGGCGCTGGCGAAGGTATCCCGCCTGTTGCGGGACCGGGCGATGTGTGAAAAATTGCGCGGTGCCGACGGCGCGGGAGCGTTGTATGCGCTCCTGACACAGGGGAATGCGCAGACCAACGCCGCCTGA
- a CDS encoding DUF1150 family protein codes for MIETHTLKNLTPEAFLALGAEDTIYIRPIVQNGVLAFSVHTGAGQPIGLLASADHAQAAALQHDMTLVSVH; via the coding sequence ATGATCGAGACACATACCTTGAAGAACCTGACGCCCGAGGCGTTTCTCGCCCTCGGCGCCGAGGATACCATCTATATCCGCCCCATAGTGCAGAATGGCGTGCTGGCCTTTTCAGTCCATACCGGCGCCGGGCAACCCATCGGCCTCCTGGCAAGCGCCGATCACGCCCAGGCGGCGGCGCTCCAGCATGACATGACGCTGGTCAGCGTCCACTGA
- a CDS encoding Hsp20 family protein, translating to MTRVSLLSSPFLLGFDRLESMLERAARSADDAYPPYNIEQTSETSWRIVLAVAGFLPEHLSATVEDNQLVVAGAQPEDKTRNFVHRGIATRQFQRRFILAEGIEVVRAGVENGLLTIELTRPKTQSVVRRIDIVTR from the coding sequence ATGACGCGTGTATCTCTGCTATCGAGTCCCTTTCTGCTCGGGTTCGATCGGCTGGAAAGTATGCTGGAGCGCGCCGCACGATCGGCCGACGATGCCTATCCGCCTTACAACATCGAACAGACCAGTGAAACGTCATGGCGCATCGTGCTCGCCGTGGCCGGTTTCCTGCCCGAGCACCTGAGCGCCACGGTTGAAGACAACCAGTTGGTCGTCGCGGGGGCGCAACCCGAGGACAAGACCCGCAATTTTGTTCACCGGGGAATTGCAACCCGACAGTTCCAGCGGCGTTTCATCTTGGCAGAGGGGATCGAAGTGGTACGCGCGGGTGTCGAGAACGGTCTTCTGACCATCGAGCTGACGCGCCCCAAGACGCAAAGCGTGGTTCGGAGAATCGATATCGTCACCAGATAA